A DNA window from Enterobacter cloacae subsp. cloacae ATCC 13047 contains the following coding sequences:
- the pheP gene encoding phenylalanine transporter, with protein sequence MKDASSASGNGSAEASSEQNPTLQRGLQNRHIQLIALGGAIGTGLFLGIGPAIQMAGPAVLLGYGIAGVIAFLIMRQLGEMVVEEPVSGSFAHFAYKYWGPFAGFLSGWNYWVMFVLVGMAELTAAGIYMQYWLPEVPTWVWAAAFFIIINAVNLVNVRLYGETEFWFALIKVLAIIGMIGFGLWLLFSGHGGERATLDNLWQHGGFLATGWKGLILSLAVIMFSFGGLELIGITAAEARDPHKSIPKAVNQVVYRILLFYIGSLVVLLALYPWVEVKSDSSPFVMIFHDLNSNVVASALNFVILVASLSVYNSGVYSNSRMLFGLSVQGNAPKFLTRVSRRGVPVNSLLLSGAITSLVVLINYLLPKSAFGLLMALVVATLLLNWIMICLAHLRFRAAMRRKGRETQFKALLYPAGNYICIAFLAMILVLMCTIDDMRLSAMLLPVWVVFLFIAFKLSRKK encoded by the coding sequence GTGAAAGACGCGTCATCCGCTTCAGGCAACGGTAGCGCTGAAGCTTCGTCGGAACAGAACCCGACGCTGCAACGTGGTTTGCAAAATCGACATATTCAGTTAATTGCCCTTGGCGGCGCGATCGGTACCGGGCTGTTCCTGGGTATCGGCCCCGCCATTCAGATGGCTGGCCCGGCGGTCCTGCTGGGATACGGTATCGCCGGGGTTATCGCCTTCCTGATCATGCGCCAGCTCGGCGAGATGGTCGTCGAAGAGCCGGTGTCAGGCTCGTTCGCTCACTTTGCCTATAAATACTGGGGCCCGTTCGCAGGCTTCCTCTCCGGCTGGAACTACTGGGTGATGTTTGTGCTGGTGGGAATGGCCGAACTGACCGCCGCAGGCATCTATATGCAGTACTGGCTGCCCGAGGTGCCAACGTGGGTCTGGGCTGCGGCCTTCTTTATTATCATCAATGCCGTTAACCTCGTGAACGTGCGCCTGTATGGTGAAACCGAGTTCTGGTTCGCGCTGATCAAGGTGCTGGCGATTATCGGCATGATCGGCTTTGGCCTGTGGCTGCTGTTCTCAGGCCACGGCGGCGAGCGGGCCACTCTCGACAACCTCTGGCAGCACGGCGGCTTCCTGGCGACGGGCTGGAAGGGGCTGATCCTGTCGCTGGCGGTGATTATGTTCTCGTTCGGCGGGCTGGAGCTGATTGGGATCACCGCGGCCGAAGCGCGCGATCCGCATAAAAGCATTCCGAAAGCGGTTAACCAGGTGGTGTACCGTATTCTGCTGTTCTACATCGGCTCGCTGGTGGTACTGCTGGCGCTCTACCCGTGGGTGGAAGTGAAGTCCGACAGCAGTCCGTTTGTGATGATTTTCCACGATCTGAACAGCAACGTGGTGGCCTCGGCGCTGAACTTCGTCATTCTGGTGGCGTCGCTGTCGGTCTATAACAGCGGGGTTTACTCCAACAGCCGCATGCTGTTTGGCCTTTCGGTGCAGGGGAACGCCCCGAAATTCCTCACCCGCGTCAGCCGCCGCGGTGTGCCGGTCAACTCTCTGCTGCTTTCCGGGGCCATTACGTCGCTGGTGGTGCTGATCAACTACCTGCTGCCGAAATCCGCCTTTGGTCTGTTGATGGCGCTGGTTGTCGCCACGCTGCTGCTGAACTGGATCATGATCTGCCTGGCGCACCTGCGTTTTCGCGCCGCGATGCGCCGCAAGGGGCGTGAGACGCAGTTTAAGGCGCTGCTCTATCCGGCAGGCAACTACATCTGTATTGCGTTCCTGGCGATGATCCTGGTGCTGATGTGCACCATCGACGACATGCGCCTGTCCGCGATGCTGCTGCCGGTGTGGGTGGTGTTCCTGTTTATCGCGTTTAAGCTCTCACGCAAAAAGTAG
- a CDS encoding type II toxin-antitoxin system RelE/ParE family toxin, translated as MWNVETTDRFDEWFFEQTTALKEDVLAAMHILSEFGPQLGRPFVDTVKASAFGNMKELRIQHRGNPIRAFFAFDPDRKAIVLCAGDKTGCNQKRFYKEMIALADVEYHRHLANKEAIWQR; from the coding sequence ATGTGGAACGTCGAGACAACAGACAGATTTGATGAATGGTTCTTTGAACAAACAACAGCGTTAAAAGAAGATGTGCTGGCAGCAATGCATATTCTTTCTGAGTTTGGTCCGCAACTTGGGCGGCCGTTTGTAGACACCGTGAAGGCTTCAGCCTTTGGGAACATGAAAGAGTTACGAATTCAGCACAGAGGAAATCCCATCAGGGCCTTTTTTGCTTTTGATCCTGACCGCAAAGCAATTGTGCTCTGTGCCGGGGACAAAACCGGTTGCAACCAAAAACGGTTTTATAAAGAGATGATAGCGCTGGCTGACGTTGAGTATCACAGACATCTGGCGAATAAGGAGGCCATATGGCAACGCTAA
- a CDS encoding LacI family DNA-binding transcriptional regulator yields the protein MSIQKIAQLAGVSVATVSRVLNNSDTVKAKNRERVLQAIKESNYQPNLLARQLRTARSYMILVMVSNIANPFCAEVVKGIEEEAEKNGYRILLCNSGSDIERSRSGLSLLSGKIVDGIITMDAFSKLPELAALIGSAPWVQCAEYADAGTVSCVGINDVDASQHAISQLADGGRKRIAMINHDLSYKYARLRERGYKSVLHLRDLDYQAVEYARDLSSSAGMAAMQNLLKDNPPDAVFAVSDTLAAGALRAIQQVGLRVPEDIAVVGFDGTELAEMISLTTIEQPSRDIGRKAVDLLLNKIDNPDAPTERVMLDWRFISRAST from the coding sequence ATGTCAATTCAGAAAATCGCTCAGCTTGCCGGGGTGTCCGTGGCAACGGTCTCGCGCGTGCTTAACAACAGCGATACCGTGAAGGCGAAAAACCGCGAGCGCGTTCTGCAGGCCATTAAAGAGAGCAATTACCAGCCCAACCTGCTGGCACGCCAGCTGCGCACCGCGCGCAGCTATATGATCCTGGTGATGGTCTCGAATATCGCCAACCCGTTCTGTGCCGAAGTGGTGAAGGGCATTGAAGAGGAAGCCGAGAAGAACGGCTACCGTATTTTGCTGTGCAATTCCGGGTCTGATATCGAACGCTCCCGCTCGGGGTTAAGCCTGCTGTCGGGCAAAATCGTCGACGGCATTATCACCATGGATGCCTTCTCAAAATTGCCTGAACTTGCCGCCCTGATCGGCTCCGCGCCGTGGGTGCAGTGCGCCGAATACGCCGATGCCGGAACGGTCTCCTGCGTGGGCATCAATGATGTGGACGCGTCACAGCATGCCATCAGCCAGCTTGCCGACGGCGGACGCAAACGTATCGCGATGATCAATCACGATCTCAGCTACAAATATGCCCGCCTGCGCGAACGCGGCTACAAAAGCGTGCTCCACCTGCGGGATCTGGATTATCAGGCGGTGGAATATGCCCGCGATCTCAGCTCCAGCGCGGGCATGGCGGCGATGCAAAATCTGCTGAAGGACAACCCGCCGGACGCGGTATTTGCCGTGTCCGATACCCTTGCGGCAGGAGCGCTGCGTGCCATACAGCAGGTGGGGCTGCGCGTGCCGGAGGATATCGCGGTGGTAGGGTTTGACGGTACGGAGCTGGCGGAGATGATCTCGCTGACCACCATTGAACAGCCTTCGCGGGATATCGGGCGCAAGGCAGTCGATCTGCTGTTGAATAAAATCGACAACCCGGATGCGCCCACGGAGAGGGTGATGCTGGACTGGCGCTTTATTTCCCGCGCCAGTACCTGA
- a CDS encoding sugar phosphate isomerase/epimerase family protein, whose protein sequence is MRKIKGPGIFLSQFIGVNAPFNRLDGLAGWAAAMGYKAVQIPCNHPAIFDVQKAAESQTYCDDLTGTLAEHGLVISELSTHLEGQLVAVNPVYSDAFDHFAPAAVRGNDAARQAWATEKLTQAAVASARLGLKAHATFSGSLAWPFFYPWPPHNEQRFQAAFQELATRWRPILDAFDEQGVNVCFELHPGEDLHDGVTFERFLALVDNHPRCNILYDPSHMLLQQMDYLTFIDIYHARIKAFHVKDAEFRPNGRSGVYGGYQPWLNRAGRFRSLGDGQIDFKGIFSKLTQYDYDGWAVLEWECCLKDGDTGAREGSEFIRRHIIPVSGRAFDDFAAGGNDD, encoded by the coding sequence ATGAGAAAGATTAAGGGACCGGGTATTTTTCTGTCGCAATTTATTGGTGTGAATGCACCGTTCAACAGGCTCGACGGGCTGGCGGGCTGGGCGGCAGCGATGGGCTATAAGGCGGTGCAGATCCCCTGTAACCATCCGGCTATTTTTGATGTGCAGAAAGCGGCGGAAAGCCAGACCTATTGTGATGACCTCACCGGCACGCTGGCGGAGCACGGGCTGGTGATCAGCGAGCTGTCGACCCATCTGGAAGGCCAGCTTGTGGCGGTAAACCCGGTGTACAGTGACGCGTTTGACCACTTCGCCCCTGCAGCCGTACGCGGCAATGACGCCGCCCGGCAGGCATGGGCCACAGAAAAACTGACACAGGCCGCCGTGGCCTCGGCGAGATTAGGCCTGAAGGCGCACGCCACCTTCTCCGGCTCGCTGGCATGGCCGTTTTTCTACCCGTGGCCGCCGCACAATGAGCAGCGTTTTCAGGCGGCGTTCCAGGAACTGGCAACCCGCTGGCGCCCGATTCTGGACGCCTTTGACGAGCAGGGCGTGAACGTCTGCTTTGAGCTGCATCCGGGGGAAGATCTGCACGATGGAGTGACCTTTGAGCGTTTTCTGGCGCTTGTTGATAACCACCCGCGCTGCAACATTCTCTACGACCCAAGCCATATGCTGCTCCAGCAAATGGACTACCTGACCTTTATCGACATCTACCATGCGCGTATTAAAGCGTTTCACGTGAAGGATGCCGAGTTTCGCCCCAACGGGCGCAGCGGCGTCTACGGCGGCTACCAGCCGTGGCTCAACCGGGCCGGGCGGTTCCGCTCACTGGGGGACGGGCAGATCGACTTCAAAGGCATCTTCAGCAAGCTGACCCAGTACGACTACGACGGCTGGGCGGTGCTGGAGTGGGAGTGCTGCCTGAAGGATGGCGATACCGGCGCGAGGGAAGGCAGCGAGTTTATCCGCCGTCACATCATTCCGGTCTCCGGGCGTGCGTTTGATGATTTTGCCGCAGGGGGTAACGATGATTAA
- a CDS encoding MFS transporter — MVSTTESSGKAIAPHRLLVPRLSLMMFLQFFIWGSWSVTLGLVMTQHNMSLLIGDAFSAGPIASILSPFVLGMLVDRFFASQKVMAVMHLAGAAILWFVPGALIAENGALLIGLLFGYTLCYMPTLALTNNIAFHSLANVDKTFPVVRVFGTIGWIVAGIFIGVTGVAASVTIFQVAAVSSVLLALYSLTLPHTPAPAKGLSVQVRDLFCADAFALLKTRHFFVFSVCAMLISVPLGTYYAYTASYLADAGIADVSTAMSFGQMSEIFFMLVIPLLFRRLGVKIMLLIGMLAWFVRYAMFALGVSEEGRILLYLGILLHGVCYDFFFVVGFIYTDRVAGEKVKGQAQSMIVMFTYGIGMLLGSQISGALYNRLVAGQAVPQAWVTFWWIPAVAAAAIALIFLLTFKYDDDKA; from the coding sequence ATGGTGTCAACAACTGAAAGTAGTGGAAAGGCGATAGCACCGCACCGGCTGCTGGTGCCGCGTCTGTCGCTGATGATGTTTCTGCAGTTTTTTATCTGGGGAAGCTGGTCGGTCACGCTGGGTCTGGTGATGACCCAGCACAACATGTCGTTGCTGATTGGCGATGCGTTCTCCGCCGGGCCTATCGCCTCTATTCTGTCGCCGTTTGTGCTCGGGATGTTGGTGGATCGCTTCTTCGCCTCGCAAAAGGTCATGGCGGTGATGCATCTGGCCGGGGCAGCAATCCTCTGGTTTGTGCCGGGCGCGCTGATTGCGGAAAACGGTGCGCTGCTGATCGGCCTGCTGTTTGGTTATACGCTCTGCTATATGCCGACGCTGGCGCTGACCAACAATATCGCCTTTCACAGCCTGGCGAATGTGGATAAAACCTTCCCGGTGGTGCGCGTGTTCGGCACTATCGGCTGGATTGTGGCGGGCATTTTCATCGGTGTCACCGGCGTGGCGGCAAGCGTCACCATCTTCCAGGTGGCGGCAGTCAGCTCCGTGCTGCTGGCTCTCTATAGCCTGACGCTACCGCACACGCCTGCTCCCGCGAAAGGGCTGTCGGTGCAGGTTCGCGATCTCTTCTGCGCGGATGCCTTTGCGCTGCTTAAAACCCGCCACTTTTTCGTCTTTTCCGTCTGCGCGATGCTGATCTCCGTCCCGCTGGGGACCTACTACGCCTACACTGCCTCGTATCTGGCGGATGCGGGTATTGCGGATGTCAGTACCGCCATGTCGTTCGGGCAGATGTCTGAGATCTTCTTCATGCTGGTCATTCCGCTGCTGTTCCGCCGCCTGGGCGTGAAAATCATGCTGCTGATCGGCATGCTGGCGTGGTTTGTGCGCTACGCCATGTTTGCGCTGGGCGTGAGTGAAGAGGGGCGCATCCTGCTCTATCTCGGCATTCTGCTGCACGGCGTCTGCTACGATTTCTTCTTTGTCGTCGGCTTTATCTATACCGACCGGGTCGCAGGCGAAAAGGTCAAAGGTCAGGCGCAGAGCATGATTGTGATGTTCACCTACGGCATCGGCATGCTGCTTGGCTCGCAGATATCCGGCGCGCTCTATAACCGCCTGGTGGCCGGGCAGGCCGTTCCGCAGGCGTGGGTCACGTTCTGGTGGATCCCGGCGGTGGCTGCCGCGGCGATCGCGCTGATTTTCCTTCTCACGTTTAAGTATGACGATGACAAGGCGTAA
- a CDS encoding helix-turn-helix transcriptional regulator — MALMSEPVVSLKDDTRKQLGAFLRARRESLDPQRLGLPRSGRRRTPGLRREEVALLADVGVTWYTWLEQGRDVNPSSTVMAAVAKALQCTPTETRHLFVLAGLPPGEAPQATGCEGISEGTRRLLDTLMPKPASIQKPNFDIVAWNDSFGHLMGVDFNAIPPEDRNCIYLFLTHPAWRARLGKRDDVLPIFVSYFRAAMAEHRGDPLWEAKLARFFAVSEEFKTLWHQRNDVRGVENQLKLFTHPELGEFTLQQMYWYSAPRNGSRLLVYLPVDDAGERAMEWLAEQAK, encoded by the coding sequence ATGGCGCTGATGTCTGAACCTGTTGTCTCACTCAAGGACGACACGCGAAAACAGCTGGGGGCATTTTTACGCGCCCGGCGTGAGAGCCTTGATCCACAGCGTCTTGGATTGCCGCGCAGCGGCCGCCGCCGCACGCCGGGGCTGCGCCGTGAAGAGGTGGCTTTGCTGGCTGACGTGGGCGTGACCTGGTACACGTGGCTGGAGCAGGGCAGAGATGTTAATCCCTCCAGCACCGTGATGGCGGCAGTGGCAAAAGCGCTGCAATGCACCCCGACCGAGACGCGCCACCTTTTTGTGCTGGCCGGATTGCCGCCGGGTGAAGCGCCACAGGCGACGGGCTGCGAGGGGATCAGCGAGGGCACGCGTCGCCTGCTTGATACCCTCATGCCGAAACCCGCCAGCATCCAGAAACCCAACTTCGATATCGTGGCGTGGAACGACAGCTTCGGGCACTTAATGGGCGTCGATTTCAATGCGATCCCGCCGGAAGATCGCAACTGTATTTATCTTTTCCTCACCCATCCCGCATGGCGTGCGCGGCTTGGCAAGCGTGACGACGTGCTGCCGATCTTTGTCTCCTATTTCCGCGCGGCGATGGCCGAGCACCGGGGCGATCCGCTGTGGGAAGCGAAACTGGCGCGATTCTTTGCAGTGTCTGAGGAATTTAAAACCCTGTGGCATCAGCGCAACGACGTGCGCGGAGTGGAGAATCAGCTCAAGCTGTTTACCCATCCTGAGCTGGGCGAGTTTACCCTGCAGCAGATGTACTGGTACTCTGCACCGCGTAATGGATCGCGGCTGCTGGTCTATCTGCCGGTGGATGACGCGGGGGAGAGGGCGATGGAATGGCTGGCGGAGCAGGCAAAATGA
- a CDS encoding helix-turn-helix domain-containing protein: protein MATLKELMAQQSAESQERIAAKVEVMRRIVALNQLREELNISQTELAAAMGVKQPTVAKIEQPGNDPRLSTLKRYVSALGGELSIDVTLPNGKRIAFEI, encoded by the coding sequence ATGGCAACGCTAAAAGAACTTATGGCACAACAGAGCGCGGAAAGTCAGGAGCGCATTGCGGCGAAAGTTGAAGTGATGCGCAGAATTGTTGCGCTGAACCAACTGCGGGAAGAGCTCAATATTTCGCAGACAGAACTGGCTGCGGCAATGGGGGTAAAACAACCCACGGTGGCGAAAATCGAACAGCCGGGAAACGACCCCCGACTTTCAACGCTCAAACGCTATGTGAGTGCGCTTGGAGGGGAGCTAAGCATCGATGTGACGTTACCAAACGGGAAACGGATAGCGTTTGAGATTTAA
- a CDS encoding Gfo/Idh/MocA family protein translates to MINVGIIGSGFIGPAHIEALRRLGFVQVVALCDGTFAEAQAKARQLNVPHAFDSVEALLAHPDLHVVHNCTPNHLHAEINRQILRAGKHVFSEKPLCMTPDEARELVALAEQAGVIHGVSFVYRQFAMVRQAASMMRAGSIGRIFAAHGSYLQDWMLLETDYNWRVDAALGGASRAVADIGSHWCDTVQFVTGRRITEVMADLSIVWPTRKANVAGNHTFTHDENAQYEDKRVTTEDVGSVLFRFDDGSKGCFSVSQVSAGRKNRLTFEINGSERSVAWDQEVPQQLWIGHRAQANQTLSDDPGLMNRDVADSAHFPGGHIEGWPDAFKNMMAQFYRAVQAGVMPERPEFATFHDGANVMYIIDAIVKSHQQQRWVRVQA, encoded by the coding sequence ATGATTAACGTCGGCATTATCGGCAGCGGGTTTATCGGCCCGGCGCATATCGAGGCGCTTCGGCGTCTCGGGTTTGTGCAGGTGGTGGCGCTCTGCGACGGTACGTTTGCCGAGGCGCAGGCAAAAGCGCGTCAGCTTAACGTGCCGCACGCCTTCGACAGCGTGGAGGCGTTGCTTGCACATCCGGATTTACACGTGGTGCACAACTGCACGCCAAACCATCTGCACGCGGAGATTAACCGCCAGATCCTGCGCGCGGGAAAGCACGTATTCTCCGAGAAGCCGCTGTGCATGACCCCGGACGAAGCGCGTGAGCTGGTAGCGCTGGCGGAGCAGGCAGGGGTGATTCACGGCGTCAGCTTTGTCTATCGCCAGTTTGCCATGGTGCGCCAGGCCGCAAGCATGATGAGGGCGGGTAGCATCGGGCGGATCTTCGCCGCGCACGGCAGCTATCTGCAGGACTGGATGCTGCTGGAAACGGACTACAACTGGCGGGTGGATGCGGCCCTGGGCGGTGCGTCGCGCGCGGTGGCGGATATCGGTTCGCACTGGTGTGACACGGTGCAGTTTGTTACCGGGCGGCGCATCACCGAGGTGATGGCCGATTTATCCATCGTCTGGCCGACGCGCAAGGCAAACGTGGCAGGCAATCACACCTTCACTCATGACGAAAACGCGCAGTATGAAGACAAGCGGGTCACCACCGAAGACGTTGGCTCAGTCCTGTTCCGCTTTGACGACGGCAGCAAAGGCTGCTTTAGCGTTTCGCAGGTGAGCGCCGGGCGCAAAAACCGTCTGACATTTGAAATCAACGGCAGCGAAAGGTCGGTGGCATGGGATCAGGAGGTGCCGCAACAGCTGTGGATTGGCCACCGCGCACAGGCCAATCAGACGCTCAGTGACGATCCGGGTCTGATGAACCGCGATGTGGCCGACAGCGCTCACTTCCCCGGCGGGCACATCGAAGGCTGGCCCGATGCGTTTAAAAACATGATGGCGCAGTTTTACCGTGCCGTGCAGGCCGGCGTGATGCCCGAACGGCCCGAGTTTGCGACGTTCCACGACGGGGCGAACGTGATGTATATCATTGATGCCATTGTGAAAAGCCATCAGCAGCAGCGCTGGGTTCGTGTGCAAGCGTAA
- a CDS encoding MFS transporter — protein sequence MNTSVVSPGRAGLILLLTGQMLPLIDTSITNVALDAITHSLHATATELELIVALYGVAFAVCLALGSKLGDNLGRRRLFMWGVASFGLASLLCGMAGTIEQLLAARIIQGAGAALIVPQILATLHVTLKGTAHAKAISLFGGIGGIAFIVGQMGGGWLVSADIAGLGWRNAFFINVPICLVVLGLSRRYVPETRRETPSRIDWTGIVLLAVILCCLLFPMALGPQWHWSWPLKAALMAIIPLGYLMVLNARKKEREDAHPLIPPRLMQLRSIRFGVLIALLFFSVWSGFMFCMALTMQTGLGMAPWQSGNSFIALGVTYFISAWFAPRLIARYSTSSILLTGLAIQIIGLLALIATFRLWGMDNTALTLAPATGLVGYGQALIVNSFYRIGMRDIQPDDAGAASAILSTLQQAALGLGPAIFGAILLHALQNHHGDYTQAINVFLAVETGMMIVLGLATLRMRHRLCLLVVKTCHATK from the coding sequence ATGAATACGTCAGTTGTTTCACCGGGTCGCGCAGGCCTGATATTGCTGTTAACCGGCCAGATGCTGCCGCTGATTGATACCTCGATCACCAACGTGGCGCTGGACGCTATCACCCACTCCTTGCACGCCACCGCCACCGAACTGGAGCTGATTGTCGCGCTCTACGGCGTGGCCTTCGCCGTCTGCCTTGCCCTTGGCAGCAAGCTCGGGGATAACCTCGGGCGCCGTCGTCTGTTTATGTGGGGCGTGGCAAGTTTTGGCCTGGCGTCGCTGCTGTGTGGAATGGCGGGAACCATTGAGCAACTGCTTGCTGCGCGCATCATTCAGGGCGCAGGAGCGGCGCTGATCGTGCCACAAATCCTTGCCACGCTGCACGTGACGCTAAAAGGCACGGCCCATGCGAAAGCGATCAGCCTGTTTGGCGGTATCGGCGGCATTGCGTTTATCGTCGGGCAGATGGGCGGCGGCTGGCTGGTGTCGGCAGATATCGCCGGGCTGGGCTGGCGTAACGCCTTCTTTATCAACGTGCCCATCTGTCTGGTGGTTCTGGGCTTGAGCCGTCGCTATGTGCCGGAAACCCGTCGCGAAACCCCGTCGCGCATTGACTGGACGGGCATCGTCCTGCTGGCCGTCATTCTCTGCTGCCTGCTGTTTCCAATGGCCCTCGGCCCGCAGTGGCACTGGTCCTGGCCGCTGAAGGCCGCACTGATGGCGATTATCCCGCTGGGGTATCTGATGGTCTTAAATGCCCGTAAAAAAGAGCGTGAGGATGCCCATCCGCTGATCCCGCCGCGTCTGATGCAGCTTCGCAGCATCCGCTTTGGCGTGCTGATTGCGCTGCTCTTTTTCAGCGTCTGGTCCGGGTTTATGTTCTGTATGGCGCTGACCATGCAAACCGGTCTGGGAATGGCACCGTGGCAGTCGGGGAACAGTTTTATCGCCCTGGGGGTGACCTATTTTATATCGGCATGGTTTGCCCCGCGTCTGATTGCCCGCTACAGCACCAGCTCGATTCTGCTGACCGGGCTGGCGATTCAGATTATCGGCCTGCTGGCGCTGATTGCCACCTTCCGTCTCTGGGGCATGGACAACACGGCGCTGACGCTGGCACCGGCAACCGGGCTGGTTGGCTATGGGCAGGCGCTGATCGTCAACAGCTTCTACCGCATCGGGATGCGCGACATTCAGCCTGACGATGCCGGGGCGGCCAGCGCGATTTTAAGTACGCTGCAGCAGGCCGCCCTGGGGCTTGGCCCGGCGATTTTTGGTGCGATCCTGCTGCACGCGCTGCAAAACCACCACGGCGATTACACCCAGGCGATTAACGTCTTCCTCGCCGTGGAAACCGGCATGATGATCGTGCTGGGGCTGGCAACGTTACGTATGCGCCATCGTCTGTGCCTGCTGGTGGTGAAAACCTGCCACGCCACCAAATAA
- a CDS encoding mechanosensitive ion channel family protein gives MQELIAQVEELGIEINHTTSLVIIFGIIFLTAIIVHFILHKVVLRAFEKRAQASSHLWLQIITQNKLFHRLAFTLQGIIVNVQAVLWLHKGSEAAEMLTTCAKLWVMVYALLSFFSLLDVIFNLSQKMATASQLPLKGIFQGIKLVSAILVGILIISLLIGQSPAILISGLGAMAAVLMLVFKDPILGLVAGIQLSANDMLKLGDWLEMPKYGANGTVTDIGLTTVKVRNFDNTITTIPTWALVSDAFINWSGMSASGGRRIKRSLNIDTTSIHFLDEQEQQKLIQAKLLKPYLAARHEEINLWNQQNGEGESVLNLRKMTNIGTFRAYLNEYLRNHPRIRKDMTLMVRQLAPDANGLPIEIYAFTNTVVWAEYEEIQADIFDHIFAVVDEFGLRIHQSPTGNDIRSLAGGIAQ, from the coding sequence ATGCAGGAATTAATTGCTCAGGTTGAAGAGTTAGGGATTGAAATTAATCACACCACCTCGTTAGTGATTATCTTTGGTATTATTTTTCTTACCGCCATCATTGTTCATTTTATTCTACACAAAGTGGTGCTCCGCGCTTTCGAGAAACGCGCGCAGGCCAGCAGCCATTTATGGTTGCAGATCATTACGCAGAACAAGTTATTTCACCGCCTGGCGTTTACCCTTCAGGGGATAATCGTCAACGTTCAGGCGGTACTGTGGCTGCACAAAGGCAGCGAAGCAGCGGAAATGCTCACCACCTGCGCGAAGCTGTGGGTGATGGTGTATGCCCTGCTCTCTTTCTTCTCGCTGCTGGACGTGATTTTTAATCTGTCGCAGAAAATGGCGACCGCCTCACAGCTGCCGCTGAAGGGGATCTTCCAGGGGATCAAGCTGGTGAGCGCCATTCTGGTGGGGATCTTAATCATCTCCCTGCTGATCGGCCAGTCACCCGCCATTCTGATAAGCGGCCTGGGGGCCATGGCAGCGGTACTCATGCTGGTGTTTAAAGACCCTATTCTGGGGCTGGTCGCCGGTATTCAGCTCTCCGCTAACGATATGCTCAAGCTCGGCGACTGGCTGGAGATGCCGAAATACGGCGCTAACGGCACGGTGACGGACATTGGTCTCACCACGGTTAAAGTCCGCAACTTCGATAACACCATCACCACCATTCCGACGTGGGCGCTGGTCTCCGACGCGTTCATCAACTGGAGCGGCATGTCTGCCTCCGGCGGGCGACGCATTAAGCGCAGCCTGAATATCGACACCACCAGCATTCACTTCCTCGACGAGCAGGAGCAGCAGAAGCTGATTCAGGCGAAACTGCTGAAGCCTTATCTGGCCGCGCGACATGAGGAAATAAACCTGTGGAATCAGCAAAACGGTGAAGGGGAATCGGTATTAAACCTGCGCAAGATGACCAATATCGGCACCTTCCGCGCCTATCTGAATGAATATCTGCGTAACCACCCGCGTATTCGTAAAGATATGACGCTGATGGTGCGCCAGCTGGCGCCTGACGCAAATGGTCTGCCGATTGAAATATATGCCTTCACCAACACGGTGGTCTGGGCGGAATATGAAGAGATTCAGGCTGACATCTTCGACCATATTTTTGCCGTGGTGGATGAATTTGGTCTGCGTATTCATCAGTCCCCCACCGGGAACGATATTCGCTCCCTGGCGGGTGGCATCGCACAATAA